One genomic window of Bombus fervidus isolate BK054 chromosome 14, iyBomFerv1, whole genome shotgun sequence includes the following:
- the LOC139994033 gene encoding LOW QUALITY PROTEIN: exportin-4 (The sequence of the model RefSeq protein was modified relative to this genomic sequence to represent the inferred CDS: substituted 1 base at 1 genomic stop codon), with protein sequence MAEQLMDELEKAAQIILAAPNLITTEQRHNAEEVFLNFQRLKSPYELCRQILETNTNDYIVFEAVGLIKIALIREWPLLSQTHTSSLRDYLLHYVMNKPNLPPYVEGSILQLIALWIKKGTVNDSGQTRQAILEEIENLIMTGDLPKKLVGYNLIFIITQEYVFNFMYVNIGLSLKTHFNEKKTFQDIDLKRIFMFCSGEIEKXIKKDVEEDSITLLKPLLQILESVFTWTFVHEYYKNILFTVRVNIECVPLEMDINWQRILLVPAVIDLMFTLYSKIRKNPQLAHYARACLVQMVHMKRNYEYNETKIEKEYVIIYVERFLEFITSVNIIDEEANTIAHIFKKLFVIFDKRFNFLPIKKFKTLVEQMSQVTCTFLKNLAQKESLCVSECLYKEAVDVIFSAWVSILTSDEKLISREFLKPLIVQVFDTYLHCHLSPPEGIRNFEDKDLEKKILDEKDTDLENFKRQIDIIGMFGRLIPDYTLPLLAQLIEDRTSKLQEIFNKLVKQTESLHTMKNDSLPRLYKDIHWLILIMGGVICCCSFSGFSLIPNEIIRYDIEQIKEGNVDTTLTLKFFASSRNISIDIATESVDYVIRLVASVFRLCAIEKAAMFVLSDNILGPELCLTITSFLHMWSSQYLLSLKYFYNEMSPIFLKCFGADNQIVIWALNFLFEKIEFNINAFKNEPVILERTMEMLISLTRGFGKATCVLNSKGLESIINLATKEHDLPQVVKRGLMRSVVQVGLDAEVDQSYWAYTLQPLIDKFKQIISNEKFLQCYHQEEIKIQVIDILERFIGVVQATIPLSKDTLLFHNIHPILSELPNLISLYHNYQAIQLILELLFDYAHRTRPILLYITEIDAALASEIYVSAMRNYIPCNINRLTIDSITEEGNYQDILFPMKILINIVSNNMSRNETMSSQGLTIIMPMMTIDLLKFPDLCLQYFKMTLSFCKDNPQKVLDLPSELLQPLLTSMKLGLFSFGSEVTKLCCNMIEILVKQIIKNVNKGRPKNEIMAPFLNLVITAILTRQVDLRFISDVCISVFYLTHCYQDEYNQIVQNHLSTQSDEQVAQTLDNGLKKLTKRMNFLWRFYDDTEIQFRDSYDEFFANLLIF encoded by the exons ATGGCAGAACAATTAATGGATGAATTAGAGAAGGCTGCACAAATAATTTTG gcGGCaccaaatttaattacaacaGAACAACGTCATAATGCAGAAGaagttttcttaaattttcaaagactTAAATCTCCTTATGAGCTTTGTAGACAAATTTTGGAGACTAATACAAATGATTATATTGTTTTTGAGGCAGTtggtttaataaaaatagcaTTAATACGGGAATGGCCATTATTATCACAAACACATACTTCTTCATTAAGAGACTACCTATTACATTATGTTATGAACAAACCAAATTTACCTCCATATGTCGAAGGATCTATATTACAACTTATTGCTCTTTGGATAAAAAAAGGCACTGTAAATGACTCTGGACAAACACGACAAGCCATAttagaagaaattgaaaatttgataatgACTGGCGATTTAccaaaa AAACTTGTGGGAtataatcttatttttataataactcaagaatatgtatttaatttcatgtatgtaaatataggTTTATCTTTGAAAACACATTTCAATGAAAAGAAGACATTTCAAGATATTGatttgaaaagaatttttatgttttgttctggggaaattgaaaaatgaattaaaaaagatgTAGAGGAAGATAGTATAACTCTTTTAAAACCACTACTCCAAATTCTGGAAAGTGTATTTACATGGACATTTGTTCATgaatactataaaaatatccTTTTCAC GGTACGAGTAAATATTGAGTGTGTACCTTTGGAAATGGATATAAATTGGCAACGTATATTGTTAGTTCCAGCTGTAATAGATTTAATGTTCACATTGTAttcgaaaatacgaaaaaatcCACAATTAGCTCATTATGCAAGAGCTTGTTTAGTTCAAATGGTACATATGAAAAGAAACTATGAATATAAcgaaacaaaaatagaaaaggaatATGTTATTATCTATGTGGAAAgatttttagaatttattacAAGCGTTAATATTATCGATGAAGAAGCAAATACAATTgctcatatttttaaaaaacttttcgtaatttttgataaaagatttaattttttacctaTTAAGAAGTTCAAAACATTAGTGGAACAAATGTCGCAAGTGACTTgcacatttttaaaaaatttggcacAAAAAGAATCA TTATGTGTCAGTGAATGCTTATATAAAGAAGCTGTAGATGTTATATTTAGTGCCTGGGTATCTATTCTGACAtctgatgaaaaattaatctctCGGGAGTTTCTTAAACCACTTATTGTTCAAGTATTTGATACATATCTGCACTGTCATCTATCACCTCCTGAAGGTATAAGAAATTTTGAAGATAAGGATCTTGAGAAAAAAATACTGGATGAAAAAGATACtgatttggaaaatttcaaaagacAGATAGATATAATTG GAATGTTTGGGAGACTGATACCAGATTATACTCTTCCATTATTGGCACAATTAATCGAAGATCGTACTTCCAAATTACAAGAAATCTTCAATAAATTAGTGAAACAGACTGAATCACTTCATACAATGAAAAATGACTCTCTGCCTAgattatataaagatatacattGGCTAATACTTATAATGGGTGGTGTCATTTGCTGTTGCTCTTTCTCTGGATTTAGTTTAATacctaatgaaataataagatATGATATCGAACAG ATAAAAGAGGGAAACGTTGATACGACTCTTACATTAAAATTCTTCGCTTCATCAAGAAATATTTCCATCGACATTGCTACAGAATCAGTAGATTATGTTATTCGTTTAGTCGCAAGCGTTTTCCGTCTGTGTGCCATAGAAAAAGCTGCAATGTTTGTTTTATCAGATAATATACTAGGTCCCGAATTATGTCTTACTATAACGTCGTTTTTGCATATGTGGTCCTCACAATACcttttatcattaaaatacttttataatgAAATGTCTCCTATATTCTTAAAATGTTTCGGAGCAGATAATCAAATTGTAATATGGGctctaaattttctttttgaaaaaatagagTTCAATATTAATGCCTTTAAAAATGAACCTGTAATATTGGAAAGAACTATGGAGATGTTGATATCACTTACCAGAGGTTTCGGAAA AGCCACGTGTGTATTAAACTCCAAAGGACTTGAAAGTATCATAAATTTAGCCACAAAAGAACATGACCTTCCACAAGTAGTCAAAAGAGGATTAATGAGATCAGTGGTTCAAGTTGGGCTTGACGCTGAGGTAGATCAGTCATATTGGGCATACACTCTGCAACCATTGATAgacaaatttaaacaaattatctctaatgaaaaatttttacaatgttACCATCAAGAAGAGATTAAAATTCAAGTTAtagatattttagaacgttttATTG GAGTAGTGCAAGCTACTATACCATTATCAAAAGACACATTACTATTTCACAACATTCATCCGATATTATCTGAGCTAccaaatttaatatctttgtacCATAATTATCAAgctatacaattaattttagaattactTTTTGATTATGCACATAGAACAAGACCAATTCTTCTTTACATAACTgag ATTGATGCTGCACTTGCATCTGAGATATATGTAAGTGCAATGCGAAATTATATACCTTGTAATATTAATAGACTGACTATAGATTCAATTACAGAAGAAGGTAATTATCAGGATATCTTATTCccgatgaaaattttaattaatattgtatcCAATAATATGTCGCGCAATGAAACAATGTCTTCACAAGGCTTAACTATAATTATGCCTATGATGACTATAGATTTACTTAAATTTCCAGATTTGTGTTTACA atattttaaaatgacgttGTCTTTTTGTAAGGATAATCCTCAAAAAGTGCTCGATTTACCGTCCGAACTATTACAACCACTTTTAACATCAATGAAATTGGGTTTATTCTCATTTGGTTCTGAAGTAACTAAGTTGTGTTGTAATATGAttgaaattttagtaaaacagattattaaaaatgtgaaCAAAGGCCGtccaaaaaatgaaataatggcACCATTCTTAAAT TTAGTAATTACTGCTATTTTAACACGTCAAGTTGACTTAAGATTTATATCGGATGTGTGCATATCTGTTTTTTATTTGACACATTGTTATCAAGACGAATATAACCAGATTGTGCAAAATCATCTATCCACTCAATCAGATGAACAGGTTGCGCAGACATTAGACAACGGTCTTAAAAAGTTGACTAAACGTATGAATTTTCTCTGGAGATTTTATGACGACACTGAAATACAATTTAGGGATTCTTATGATGAGTTTTTTGCTAATTTACTGATTTTTTaa